A region from the Salvia splendens isolate huo1 chromosome 15, SspV2, whole genome shotgun sequence genome encodes:
- the LOC121769040 gene encoding potassium transporter 6-like has product MDLESGVYQNQVKKESWRTILILAYQSLGVVYGDLSTSPLYVYQSTFAEDIKHSSTNEEIYGVLSLVFWTLTLVPLLKYVFIVLRADDNGEGGTFALYSLLCRHAKVNSLPSFQQADEDLSAYKRDVVGPAQTSFGAGLKATLERYRVLQRFLLVLALLGACMVIGDGILSPAISVFSAVSGLEIAMEKEHHKYVEVPVACIILIALFALQHYGTHRVGFLFAPVVVTWLLCISVIGVYNIFYWNPHVYQALSPYYIYIFLKKTQREGWMSLGGILLCITGSEAMFADLGHFSQVSIKIAFTSFVYPSLVLAYMGQAAYLSQHHDMQNHVGFYVSVPEKLRWPVLVIAILAAVVGSQAIITGTFSIIKQCSALGCFPRVKIVHTSSKFHGQIYIPEINWSLMILCLAVTIGFRDTRRLGNASGLAVITVMLVTTCLMSLVIVLCWRRSVMLAILFVVFFGTIEALYFTASLVKFLEGAWVPIALSFFFMLTMSIWHYGTLKTYEFDVQNKVSVDWLLKLGPSLGIVRVRGIGLIHTELVSGIPAIFSHFVTNLPAFHQVLVFLCVKSVPVPHVRHEERFLVGHIGPRGHRIYRCVVRYGYRDAHKDDLEFENDLVCSIAEFIRTGKVALTDEDPDSAKHSDEMVVVGSPSTHQGIQFCEDEGSGGDGETAGTSELREIQSPSVRKRVRFVIPESPAIERRARDELRDLAEGREGGVAYILGHSYVRAKHGSSLMKKMVINLGYDFLRRNCRAPTYALSVPHASTLEVGMVYHI; this is encoded by the exons ATGGATCTTGAAAGTGGGGTTTATCAGAATCAAGTAAAG AAAGAATCTTGGAGGACGATTCTCATTCTTGCATACCAGAGTTTGGGAGTTGTGTATGGGGATTTGAGCACTTCTCCTTTGTATGTTTACCAGAGCACTTTTGCTGAAGATATTAAACATTCAAGCACAAATGAGGAAATCTATGGGGTTTTGTCTCTTGTGTTTTGGACATTGACTCTTGTGCCTCTGCTGAAATATGTGTTTATTGTGTTGAGAGCTGATGACAATGGTGAAGGAGGCACATTTGCCTTGTATTCACTGCTTTGCAGGCATGCTAAGGTGAATTCACTGCCTAGCTTCCAGCAGGCTGATGAGGATTTGTCAGCTTACAAGAGGGATGTTGTGGGCCCGGCGCAGACAAGCTTCGGGGCCGGGTTGAAGGCCACTCTGGAGAGATACAGAGTGTTGCAGAGGTTCTTGCTTGTGTTGGCTCTGCTTGGAGCTTGTATGGTGATTGGCGATGGGATATTGAGTCCAGCAATTTCtg TGTTTTCTGCTGTTTCTGGCCTTGAAATTGCCATGGAAAAAGAGCATCACAAAT ATGTAGAAGTACCCGTTGCTTGTATCATACTGATAGCCTTGTTTGCCCTTCAACATTATGGCACCCACAGGGTTGGATTCTTATTCGCACCTGTGGTCGTGACATGGCTTCTGTGCATAAGTGTTATCGGGGTGTACAATATTTTCTATTGGAACCCTCATGTTTATCAAGCTCTGTCGCcgtattatatttatatatttctaAAGAAAACTCAGAGAGAAGGTTGGATGTCACTGGGTGGAATTCTGCTTTGCATAACGG GTTCGGAAGCCATGTTTGCTGATCTCGGGCACTTCTCTCAGGTGTCGATTAAG ATAGCATTCACATCTTTTGTATATCCGTCACTAGTCCTCGCATACATGGGGCAAGCTGCGTATCTTTCTCAACACCACGATATGCAGAATCATGTCGGGTTTTACGTCTCTGTACCAG AGAAACTAAGATGGCCGGTTTTGGTGATAGCAATCCTCGCTGCAGTGGTCGGAAGCCAAGCAATTATCACCGGAACCTTTTCTATCATAAAGCAGTGCTCGGCCCTCGGCTGCTTTCCGAGGGTCAAGATAGTCCACACCTCATCAAAGTTCCATGGACAGATTTACATCCCCGAGATCAATTGGAGTTTGATGATCTTATGCCTGGCCGTCACTATCGGTTTTAGAGACACGAGACGTCTTGGTAATGCTTCAG GTCTAGCCGTTATCACGGTGATGCTGGTTACGACTTGCTTGATGTCTCTCGTTATCGTGTTATGTTGGCGTCGGAGCGTCATGTTGGCAATTCTCTTCGTTGTATTTTTTGGGACAATCGAAGCCCTCTACTTCACAGCTTCTCTGGTGAAGTTTCTCGAAGGAGCCTGGGTGCCGATTGCTCTCTCGTTCTTCTTCATGCTAACGATGAGTATCTGGCACTACGGGACACTCAAGACGTACGAGTTCGACGTCCAGAACAAGGTCTCCGTCGACTGGCTTCTCAAGCTCGGCCCGAGCCTAGGCATTGTTCGTGTCCGTGGCATTGGCCTCATACACACAGAGCTGGTCTCCGGAATCCCAGCGATATTCTCACATTTCGTCACCAATCTCCCAGCCTTCCACCAAGTTCTCGTGTTCCTTTGCGTCAAGTCTGTCCCCGTTCCCCACGTCAGACACGAGGAGCGGTTTCTTGTCGGACATATTGGCCCTAGGGGCCACCGGATTTACCGATGCGTCGTTCGTTATGGATACCGCGATGCCCATAAAGACGACCTAGAGTTCGAGAACGATCTCGTGTGCAGCATAGCCGAGTTTATAAGGACTGGGAAGGTCGCCCTAACGGACGAAGACCCAGATTCTGCAAAGCATAGTGACGAAATGGTCGTCGTCGGGTCACCCTCAACCCATCAAGGGATCCAGTTTTGCGAGGACGAAGGCAGCGGTGGGGATGGTGAAACGGCGGGCACATCAGAGCTCAGAGAAATACAATCCCCTTCGGTGAGGAAACGAGTCCGGTTTGTCATCCCCGAGAGCCCGGCGATCGAGAGACGCGCCCGGGACGAGCTACGGGACCTCGCGGAGGGCCGGGAAGGCGGGGTGGCCTACATTCTAGGGCACTCGTATGTAAGAGCAAAGCATGGATCAAGTTTGATGAAGAAGATGGTGATAAATCTAGGGTATGATTTTTTGAGAAGGAATTGTAGGGCTCCAACTTATGCATTGAGTGTGCCTCATGCTTCGACATTAGAAGTTGGGATGGTGTATCATATCTAA
- the LOC121768379 gene encoding AP-1 complex subunit gamma-2-like isoform X2, with amino-acid sequence MNPFSSGTRMRDMIRAIRACKTAAEERAVVRKECAVIRAAISENDQDYSHRNLAKLMFIHMLGYPTHFGQMECLKLIATAGFPEKRIGYLGLMLLLDERQEVLMLVTNSIKQDLNHTNQYIVGLALCALGNLGSAEMARDLAPDVERLLQFRDPNIRKKAALCTIRIIKKVPDLAENFIKPAAVLLKEKHHGVLITGVQLCTDLCRVSEEALEYFKKKSIDGLVKLLRDLTNSPYAPEYDISGITDPFLHVRLLKLLRVLGEGDADASDSMNDLLAQVATKTESNKNAGNAILYECVAAIMSIEDNGGLRVLAVNILGRFLSSRDNNIRYVALNMLMKAMALDSQAVQRHRATILECVKDPDASIRKRALELVYLLVNENNVKQMTKDLVDYLEVSDPEFKGDLSAKICSIVEKFSPEKIWYIDQMLKVLSEAGNYVKDDVWHALIVVITNAPNLHGYTVRSLYKAVQTTTEQETLLRVAVWCVGEYADLLISNAGMLDIEDPITVTEADAVNVVETAIGRDSSDLTTRAMCLIALLKLSSRFPSLSKRISDIIHSHKRSLVLELQQRAIEFNSIIGKHEKIRSALVERMPVLDEATFSGRKAGSVPNAVSTSQGAPPKIPNGVAKPAPPLVDLLDLSSDDVPTTVSAGGDFLHDLLGVDMSPAPSQGTNQTKKSGTDMLLDLLSIGDPPALSNSSTLDILSTSRDNQSAGDLLGKSPTPQPSVKASTPAGSSSMMDLLDGFGAAPSVPVTNAPTYPSIVAFESSSLKVTFNFSKDPSSQQTTLIEAQFTNKSPNIYSNFVFQAAVPKFLQLHLDPASSNTLPASGDGSITQTLRVSNSQHGKKSLVMRMRINYKANNKDVLEEGQINNFPRGL; translated from the exons ATGAATCCGTTTTCCTCCGGCACGCGAATGAG GGACATGATTAGGGCCATACGTGCATGCAAAACTGCAGCTGAGGAACGAGCGGTTGTAAGAAAAGAATGTGCTGTAATTCGAGCTGCAATAAGTGAAAATGATCAAGATTATAGCCATCGCAATTTGGCAAAGCTCATGTTTATTCACATGCTTGGATACCCAACACATTTTGGTCAAATGGAGTGCCTTAAGTTAATTGCTACAGCAGGATTCCCAGAGAAGAGAATAGGATATCTTGGCCTTATGTTGCTTCTTGATGAAAGACAGGAAGTTCTGATGCTTGTCACCAACTCAATAAAACA AGATCTAAACCACACAAACCAGTATATTGTTGGACTTGCTCTTTGTGCCTTGGGAAACCTCGGCTCTGCAGAGATGGCTCGTGATCTTGCCCCAGATGTTGAAAGATTACTTCAATTTAGAGACCCTAATATAAGGAAAAAA GCAGCCTTATGCACAATAAGGATAATTAAGAAAGTACCAGACCTGGCAGAGAACTTCATAAAACCTGCAGCTGTCTTACTGAAGGAAAAGCATCATGGAGTCTTAATAACAGGAGTCCAGCTTTGCACAGATCTCTGCAGAGTCAGTGAAGAGGCTcttgaatattttaaaaag AAATCCATTGATGGCTTAGTCAAACTTCTAAGGGATCTTACGAACAGCCCATATGCACCTGAGTATGATATTTCTGGGATTACAGATCCTTTTCTTCACGTTCGATTGCTTAAGCTCTTACGTGTTCTGGGAGAAGGAGATGCTGATGCTAGTGATAGCATGAATGATCTTCTTGCCCAG GTGGCAACCAAAACCGAGTCAAACAAAAATGCTGGGAATGCCATCCTCTATGAATGTGTTGCTGCTATCATGAGCATTGAAGATAATGGAGGGTTGAGGGTACTTGCTGTCAATATACTGGGAAGATTTTTGTCCAGCCGGGACAACAATATCAG ATATGTCGCATTGAATATGCTGATGAAAGCTATGGCATTAGACAGTCAAGCAGTGCAGAGGCATCGAGCCACGATTCTTGAATGTGTAAAG GATCCAGATGCTTCAATTCGTAAAAGAGCCCTTGAGCTTGTTTATCTTCTGGTAAATGAAAACAATGTGAAGCAGATGACGAAGGATCTTGTTGACTATCTTGAAGTTAGCGACCCTGAATTTAAGGGAGACCTTAGTGCAAAAATTTGCTCTATTGTGGAGAA GTTTTCCCCTGAGAAAATATGGTACATTGATCAGATGCTGAAGGTCCTATCAGAG GCTGGAAATTATGTGAAGGATGATGTGTGGCATGCCCTTATTGTTGTAATTACTAATGCTCCCAATCTCCATGGTTACACAGTAAGATCGCTGTACAAGGCTGTACAGACGACAACTGAACAG GAAACTCTTCTTCGTGTAGCTGTTTGGTGTGTTGGAGAATATGCAGACCTGCTGATTAGTAATGCTGGAATGCTTGATATAGAGGACCCAATAACT GTAACAGAGGCTGATGCTGTTAATGTTGTAGAAACTGCAATTGGACGTGATTCTTCCGATCTCACAACTCGAGCTATGTGTTTGATTGCTTTGTTAAAGCTATCAAGTCGTTTCCCTTCCTTATCAAA GAGGATAAGCGACATTATTCATAGTCATAAACGGAGCCTTGTGCTTGAACTGCAACAGAGAGCAATTGAGTTCAATTCTATTATTGGGAAGCATGAGAAAATCAG GTCTGCCTTGGTAGAAAGGATGCCAGTACTTGATGAGGCAACTTTCAGTGGGAGGAAAGCTGGCTCTGTGCCAAATGCAGTTTCAACTTCACAAGGAGCTCCACCGAAAATTCCTAATGGGGTTGCCAAACCTGCACCTCCTCTAGTCGATTTACTTGATCTTAGTTCTGATGATGTTCCAACCACTGTCTCTGCTGGTGGAGATTTTCTTCATGATCTACTTGGAGTTGATATGTCCCCAGCGCCTTCACAAG GAACTAACCAGACAAAGAAAAGTGGTACAGATATGTTGCTGGACCTTCTGTCAATTGGAGATCCTCCAGCCCTAAGTAACTCATCCACACTCGATATTTTGTCCACAAGTCGGGATAACCAAAGTGCTGGGGATCTTTTGGGGAAATCGCCGACACCCCAACCTTCAGTGAAAGCTTCCACCCCTGCTGGAAGCTCTTCAATGATGGATTTGTTGGATGGTTTTGGAGCCGCCCCATCTGTACCTG TAACCAACGCCCCAACCTATCCATCAATTGTTGCATTCGAGAGCAGCTCCCTGAAAGTAACTTTCAACTTCTCAAAGGATCCTAGCAGCCAACAAACCACACTAATCGAGGCTCAGTTTACGAACAAGTCACCCAATATCTACTCAAATTTTGTATTCCAGGCGGCAGTTCCCAAG TTTCTTCAGTTGCACTTGGATCCTGCTAGCAGTAATACTCTTCCTGCAAGTGGTGATGGATCTATCACACAGACATTGCGGGTTTCAAACAGCCAACACGGCAAG AAATCTCTTGTTATGCGTATGAGAATAAATTACAAGGCGAACAACAAAGACGTTCTCGAGGAGGGTCAGATCAACAACTTCCCCCGTGGCTTGTGA
- the LOC121768379 gene encoding AP-1 complex subunit gamma-2-like isoform X1 yields MNPFSSGTRMRDMIRAIRACKTAAEERAVVRKECAVIRAAISENDQDYSHRNLAKLMFIHMLGYPTHFGQMECLKLIATAGFPEKRIGYLGLMLLLDERQEVLMLVTNSIKQDLNHTNQYIVGLALCALGNLGSAEMARDLAPDVERLLQFRDPNIRKKAALCTIRIIKKVPDLAENFIKPAAVLLKEKHHGVLITGVQLCTDLCRVSEEALEYFKKKSIDGLVKLLRDLTNSPYAPEYDISGITDPFLHVRLLKLLRVLGEGDADASDSMNDLLAQVATKTESNKNAGNAILYECVAAIMSIEDNGGLRVLAVNILGRFLSSRDNNIRYVALNMLMKAMALDSQAVQRHRATILECVKDPDASIRKRALELVYLLVNENNVKQMTKDLVDYLEVSDPEFKGDLSAKICSIVEKFSPEKIWYIDQMLKVLSEAGNYVKDDVWHALIVVITNAPNLHGYTVRSLYKAVQTTTEQETLLRVAVWCVGEYADLLISNAGMLDIEDPITVTEADAVNVVETAIGRDSSDLTTRAMCLIALLKLSSRFPSLSKRISDIIHSHKRSLVLELQQRAIEFNSIIGKHEKIRSALVERMPVLDEATFSGRKAGSVPNAVSTSQGAPPKIPNGVAKPAPPLVDLLDLSSDDVPTTVSAGGDFLHDLLGVDMSPAPSQGTNQTKKSGTDMLLDLLSIGDPPALSNSSTLDILSTSRDNQSAGDLLGKSPTPQPSVKASTPAGSSSMMDLLDGFGAAPSVPVAVTNAPTYPSIVAFESSSLKVTFNFSKDPSSQQTTLIEAQFTNKSPNIYSNFVFQAAVPKFLQLHLDPASSNTLPASGDGSITQTLRVSNSQHGKKSLVMRMRINYKANNKDVLEEGQINNFPRGL; encoded by the exons ATGAATCCGTTTTCCTCCGGCACGCGAATGAG GGACATGATTAGGGCCATACGTGCATGCAAAACTGCAGCTGAGGAACGAGCGGTTGTAAGAAAAGAATGTGCTGTAATTCGAGCTGCAATAAGTGAAAATGATCAAGATTATAGCCATCGCAATTTGGCAAAGCTCATGTTTATTCACATGCTTGGATACCCAACACATTTTGGTCAAATGGAGTGCCTTAAGTTAATTGCTACAGCAGGATTCCCAGAGAAGAGAATAGGATATCTTGGCCTTATGTTGCTTCTTGATGAAAGACAGGAAGTTCTGATGCTTGTCACCAACTCAATAAAACA AGATCTAAACCACACAAACCAGTATATTGTTGGACTTGCTCTTTGTGCCTTGGGAAACCTCGGCTCTGCAGAGATGGCTCGTGATCTTGCCCCAGATGTTGAAAGATTACTTCAATTTAGAGACCCTAATATAAGGAAAAAA GCAGCCTTATGCACAATAAGGATAATTAAGAAAGTACCAGACCTGGCAGAGAACTTCATAAAACCTGCAGCTGTCTTACTGAAGGAAAAGCATCATGGAGTCTTAATAACAGGAGTCCAGCTTTGCACAGATCTCTGCAGAGTCAGTGAAGAGGCTcttgaatattttaaaaag AAATCCATTGATGGCTTAGTCAAACTTCTAAGGGATCTTACGAACAGCCCATATGCACCTGAGTATGATATTTCTGGGATTACAGATCCTTTTCTTCACGTTCGATTGCTTAAGCTCTTACGTGTTCTGGGAGAAGGAGATGCTGATGCTAGTGATAGCATGAATGATCTTCTTGCCCAG GTGGCAACCAAAACCGAGTCAAACAAAAATGCTGGGAATGCCATCCTCTATGAATGTGTTGCTGCTATCATGAGCATTGAAGATAATGGAGGGTTGAGGGTACTTGCTGTCAATATACTGGGAAGATTTTTGTCCAGCCGGGACAACAATATCAG ATATGTCGCATTGAATATGCTGATGAAAGCTATGGCATTAGACAGTCAAGCAGTGCAGAGGCATCGAGCCACGATTCTTGAATGTGTAAAG GATCCAGATGCTTCAATTCGTAAAAGAGCCCTTGAGCTTGTTTATCTTCTGGTAAATGAAAACAATGTGAAGCAGATGACGAAGGATCTTGTTGACTATCTTGAAGTTAGCGACCCTGAATTTAAGGGAGACCTTAGTGCAAAAATTTGCTCTATTGTGGAGAA GTTTTCCCCTGAGAAAATATGGTACATTGATCAGATGCTGAAGGTCCTATCAGAG GCTGGAAATTATGTGAAGGATGATGTGTGGCATGCCCTTATTGTTGTAATTACTAATGCTCCCAATCTCCATGGTTACACAGTAAGATCGCTGTACAAGGCTGTACAGACGACAACTGAACAG GAAACTCTTCTTCGTGTAGCTGTTTGGTGTGTTGGAGAATATGCAGACCTGCTGATTAGTAATGCTGGAATGCTTGATATAGAGGACCCAATAACT GTAACAGAGGCTGATGCTGTTAATGTTGTAGAAACTGCAATTGGACGTGATTCTTCCGATCTCACAACTCGAGCTATGTGTTTGATTGCTTTGTTAAAGCTATCAAGTCGTTTCCCTTCCTTATCAAA GAGGATAAGCGACATTATTCATAGTCATAAACGGAGCCTTGTGCTTGAACTGCAACAGAGAGCAATTGAGTTCAATTCTATTATTGGGAAGCATGAGAAAATCAG GTCTGCCTTGGTAGAAAGGATGCCAGTACTTGATGAGGCAACTTTCAGTGGGAGGAAAGCTGGCTCTGTGCCAAATGCAGTTTCAACTTCACAAGGAGCTCCACCGAAAATTCCTAATGGGGTTGCCAAACCTGCACCTCCTCTAGTCGATTTACTTGATCTTAGTTCTGATGATGTTCCAACCACTGTCTCTGCTGGTGGAGATTTTCTTCATGATCTACTTGGAGTTGATATGTCCCCAGCGCCTTCACAAG GAACTAACCAGACAAAGAAAAGTGGTACAGATATGTTGCTGGACCTTCTGTCAATTGGAGATCCTCCAGCCCTAAGTAACTCATCCACACTCGATATTTTGTCCACAAGTCGGGATAACCAAAGTGCTGGGGATCTTTTGGGGAAATCGCCGACACCCCAACCTTCAGTGAAAGCTTCCACCCCTGCTGGAAGCTCTTCAATGATGGATTTGTTGGATGGTTTTGGAGCCGCCCCATCTGTACCTG TTGCAGTAACCAACGCCCCAACCTATCCATCAATTGTTGCATTCGAGAGCAGCTCCCTGAAAGTAACTTTCAACTTCTCAAAGGATCCTAGCAGCCAACAAACCACACTAATCGAGGCTCAGTTTACGAACAAGTCACCCAATATCTACTCAAATTTTGTATTCCAGGCGGCAGTTCCCAAG TTTCTTCAGTTGCACTTGGATCCTGCTAGCAGTAATACTCTTCCTGCAAGTGGTGATGGATCTATCACACAGACATTGCGGGTTTCAAACAGCCAACACGGCAAG AAATCTCTTGTTATGCGTATGAGAATAAATTACAAGGCGAACAACAAAGACGTTCTCGAGGAGGGTCAGATCAACAACTTCCCCCGTGGCTTGTGA
- the LOC121766312 gene encoding RING-H2 finger protein ATL47-like, translated as MSWIQSAFGTKISPIILFIIVLLAVIFFIAAVLHLLIRFLVKQRSPQAPEIPGSGAFQRQLQQLFHLHDSGLDQFQIDALPVFLYKEIMGLKEPFDCAVCLCEFSELDKLRLLPLCSHAFHIDCIDTWLLSNSSCPLCRGVILSPGFSFENPVFVFDDSKEVEDVKGGGDESSSALSGRRVFSVRLGKLRCSNGNGAVVQENQNHELGETSCSNLDGRRCYSMGSFQYVVADSELQVAFCPSGGERGRQLDWNVGDVMRAGRGRGREGQNWNFAGEGDGEDGKKINSRVKGESFSVSKIWLWSKKGKFPNSHYSNDVNAILP; from the coding sequence ATGTCCTGGATCCAATCAGCTTTTGGGACCAAAATCAGCCCAATAATCCTCTTCATAATCGTACTCCTCGCCGTGATTTTcttcatcgccgccgtcctccaCCTCCTCATCCGCTTCCTCGTCAAGCAGAGATCCCCGCAGGCCCCCGAGATTCCGGGCTCCGGCGCTTTCCAGAGGCAGCTGCAGCAGCTTTTCCACCTCCACGATTCCGGCTTGGATCAGTTCCAAATCGACGCCCTCCCAGTCTTCTTGTACAAGGAGATAATGGGATTGAAGGAGCCCTTCGATTGTGCCGTATGCTTATGCGAATTTTCCGAATTGGATAAACTGAGATTGCTTCCTCTCTGCAGCCATGCCTTCCACATTGACTGCATTGATACATGGCTGCTGTCTAATTCCTCATGCCCCCTCTGCAGGGGTGTGATCTTGAGCCCCGGGTTCTCGTTTGAGAACCCGGTGTTCGTGTTTGATGATTCGAAGGAGGTGGAGGATGTGAAGGGGGGTGGGGATGAGAGTAGCTCTGCTTTGAGTGGTAGGAGGGTTTTTTCAGTAAGGCTTGGGAAATTGAGGTGTAGTAATGGTAATGGAGCTGTGGTGCAAGAGAATCAAAATCATGAATTGGGGGAAACCAGCTGCAGCAATCTTGATGGGAGGAGGTGTTATTCAATGGGATCATTTCAGTATGTGGTGGCTGATTCAGAGCTGCAGGTTGCTTTCTGCCCTAGTgggggagagagagggagacaGCTTGATTGGAACGTTGGTGATGTGATGAGAGCAGGGagggggagagggagagagggacaGAATTGGAATTTTGCAGGGGAAGGAGATGGTGAGGATGGGAAGAAGATTAACAGTAGGGTTAAAGGTGAGAGCTTTTCCGTTTCCAAGATTTGGCTGTGGTCCAAAAAAGGTAAATTCCCTAATTCACATTATTCCAATGATGTTAATGCAATTTTACCATGA